The genomic stretch GGCTGATACTGACCAAGGCAACGCCTGGGCGGCCGGGATGGGGATTGGCAAGGGACGACGTGAAAGTGGGCACCGCAACGCTCCGCTCGTGACTGGAACGTTTCATGAAACGTTTCATGGAACGTTCCAGTATTCTGCCATGAACCGCGTCACCGTTCTCTTTTCGCCTAACCTGCTGATTGCTCGGCACAAATCCTGAGAGCCCGCGAATGGCATGCTTCCTGCAAATTCGAGTCAGCGTTCTATTACTCGCTTCCCTATCTGGAGATATACAGTCATGACCACTTCCGCTACCCGCCGCGCCAACTTCCGCGCCAAAGTCAACCAACGCCAGGGCCTGCTCGTGCCGGGCGCCTTCAACGCAATGAGTGCGCGCGTGATCGAAGACGCCGGCTTCGAAGCGATCTACATCACGGGCGCGGGCGTCACCAACATGTCGCTCGGCCTGCCCGATCTCGGCTTCATCGGCCTTGCCGAAGTCGCCGAGCATTGCGCGCGGATTCGCGACGCGGTCGCGCTGCCGCTGATCGTCGACGCCGACACCGGCTTCGGCAACGCGCTGAACGTGCGCCAGACCGTGCGCGTGCTCGAGCGCAGCGGTGCCGACGTGATCCAGTTCGAAGACCAGATCATGCCTAAGAAATGCGGCCACTTCGCCGGCAAGGAAGTGGTCAGCACAAGCGAGATGGTCGGCAAGATCCGCGCGGCAGTCGATGCGCGCGAAGACGGCAATCTGCAGATCATGGCGCGCACCGATTCGGCCGCGGTCCACGGCATCGAAGACGCGATCGAACGCGGCCATCGCTTCATCGAGGCCGGCGCGGACATTCTGTTTATCGAAGCGACCGAATCGCTTGCCGACATCGAGCGTTTGCCGTCGCTGTTCGACAAGCCGCAACTGATCAACATCGTGATCGGCGGCAAGACGCCGGTGCAATCGCGCGAAGCGCTCGCCAAACTTGGCTACGGGATCGTCCTGTATGCGAACGCGGCACTGCAAGGCGCGGTGCTCGGCATGCAGCGCGCGCTCGGTACGTTGAAGAGCAATGGCCGCCTCGATGAAGACGCGACGCTAGTCGCGCCGTTCAGCGAACGCCAGCGCCTTGTGAACAAACCGCTGTATGACAAACTCGATCGGGAATACGCGGCGAAGGACTGAGCCACATGGACAGCGCGAGACGGTGCGCAAGTCCATCACGACCTGAAAGCGGGAGACCAGAGGCCTTTTGCAACCGAAACGAGCCGCGAACACGGCGTTGATACCGTCAACACCGCCGTGTCGTCGGCTTGCCTTACGCACTGACCATTGCGATCCTCGGCGGTACAAGCGGGTTTGTTGCGTTACGATTCAAGGCTAGCGGCCATGACCCTATTGTTCCAGGTACGTCAGCGTATGGGCCGCGATTTCATTGATCGTCTTCTATACACGCATGCCGGAAACACGTTTCCGAAAGGTAGTCGCAAGAATATGAAGTCAGAACCATCTCGCGGTACGCGCCGGCACGGTGGCGGCGTCATCGAATCCGCGCGCGGTGCGATGAGGAAGGCGCAATGACCGGCGGCGGCGCACGCAACTCGCACATCGGCTGGCTGCCGTATATCGTCGCGGCCACGTTCTTCATGGAGTACCTCGACACCACGGTGATCGCGACCGCGCTGCCACAGATGGCGCACTCGTTCGGCGTCGGGCCGAACAGCCTGAGCCTCGGCATGACGGCCTATATGCTGGCGCTGGCGATTTTCATCCCGGCGAGCGGCTGGGTCGCCGACCGCTGCGGCTCGCGCACGGTGTTCTTCAGCGCGATCGGCGTGTTCACGGTGGCTTCGGTGTTGTGCGGCCTGTCGCAGAACGTGACTGAATTTACGGCCGCGCGGCTGCTGCAAGGCATGGGCGGCGCGATGATGGTGCCGGTGGGCCGGTTGATCGTGGTCCGCAACACGGAGAAGAGCCGCATGATGCAGGCGATCTCGACCATCACATGGCCGGCCATTGCTGCGCCGGTGGTCGGACCGCCGGTGGGCGGCTTCATCACCACGTATGCGTCGTGGCGCTGGATCTTTCTGCTGAACGTGCCCTTCGGTCTGGCAGCAATGGCCGTTGCGCTCGCGCTGGTGCCGAACCTGCGCGGCACCGAACGCAAACCGCTCGACGTCGTTGGCCTCCTGCTGAGCGCCACGACGCTGACGGCGATTCTCTATGGTGCGGAACTGGCTAGCCAACCCGGCGAGAATCCCTGGGTGGCTGGCGCGATCATCGCCGGCGGATTGCTGATGGGCGTGGTGGCGTTCCAGCATGCGAAGCGTCATCCGTATCCGCTGATCGATGTATCCACGCTGAAAATCCCGACTTTTTCCGTGACAGTGGTGACCGGTTCGTTCACCCGCATCGGTATCGGCGCGGTTCCGTATCTGATGCCGCTGCTGTTCCAGGTCGGTTTTGGGTTGTCGGCGTTCAAATCGGGCCTGTTGTTGCTCGCGAGCGCGCTCGGCAACCTCGGCATGAAGGCACTCACCACACGCATCTTGCAACGCTACGGTTTCCGGATGGTGTCGATTGTCGATGTGACGGTGGCCGGTGTTTTCATCATTGCCTGCGGGATGTTGACACCGAACGTGCCGCTCATGCTGGTGTTGTTCGTCGTGTTCATTTACGGCGTAGCGCGCTCGATGCAATTCTCGACGCTCGCCACCCTCGCCTACGCCGACGTCGCCCAACCGCAGATGAGCGCAGCGAGCACGCTATGGAGCGCCGCGGCCCAGATGACGATCGGTTTGGGCATTGCCTTCGGTGCCGTCTCGCTGCGTGCGGCAGCGCTCTTCAACGGCGAGACGACCGGCCATGTATTCACCCTGGACGATTTCCGCCTGGCGTTTCTGTTCGCCGGGGTGCTGACGCTGGTGTCCGTGACCGGCTACCTGGCGCTCGCACGCGATGCCGGACAGAGTATCGGCGGCGGTTCGCGCAGCGTCGAGGACCCGGCGAAGAGCTGAGCGCAACGCGGGCCGGGTGGCAGGGTTTGAAGC from Paraburkholderia phytofirmans OLGA172 encodes the following:
- a CDS encoding isocitrate lyase/PEP mutase family protein, whose protein sequence is MTTSATRRANFRAKVNQRQGLLVPGAFNAMSARVIEDAGFEAIYITGAGVTNMSLGLPDLGFIGLAEVAEHCARIRDAVALPLIVDADTGFGNALNVRQTVRVLERSGADVIQFEDQIMPKKCGHFAGKEVVSTSEMVGKIRAAVDAREDGNLQIMARTDSAAVHGIEDAIERGHRFIEAGADILFIEATESLADIERLPSLFDKPQLINIVIGGKTPVQSREALAKLGYGIVLYANAALQGAVLGMQRALGTLKSNGRLDEDATLVAPFSERQRLVNKPLYDKLDREYAAKD
- a CDS encoding MFS transporter, whose protein sequence is MTGGGARNSHIGWLPYIVAATFFMEYLDTTVIATALPQMAHSFGVGPNSLSLGMTAYMLALAIFIPASGWVADRCGSRTVFFSAIGVFTVASVLCGLSQNVTEFTAARLLQGMGGAMMVPVGRLIVVRNTEKSRMMQAISTITWPAIAAPVVGPPVGGFITTYASWRWIFLLNVPFGLAAMAVALALVPNLRGTERKPLDVVGLLLSATTLTAILYGAELASQPGENPWVAGAIIAGGLLMGVVAFQHAKRHPYPLIDVSTLKIPTFSVTVVTGSFTRIGIGAVPYLMPLLFQVGFGLSAFKSGLLLLASALGNLGMKALTTRILQRYGFRMVSIVDVTVAGVFIIACGMLTPNVPLMLVLFVVFIYGVARSMQFSTLATLAYADVAQPQMSAASTLWSAAAQMTIGLGIAFGAVSLRAAALFNGETTGHVFTLDDFRLAFLFAGVLTLVSVTGYLALARDAGQSIGGGSRSVEDPAKS